From a region of the Lactuca sativa cultivar Salinas chromosome 4, Lsat_Salinas_v11, whole genome shotgun sequence genome:
- the LOC111904690 gene encoding uncharacterized protein LOC111904690, translating to MEPKQPNPKLKKPKLKNEDIAETSDSCHESAMLTSWAWSEQKKSEFVPDYKPPLPFPSRAHLSPLEREHLEFIQQIKEYAKFLQDLIDTRHELKKNSKVILNEQSSRAYALADSGASINLMLYSFYQKLNIQKMKATKMTIHMANRSVTHPRGIVEDILVKIGKFVFPVDFVIMDMKEDANIPIILGRPLLNTFGTLVDVRESKLPLRDGDDKEDFGIQD from the exons ATGGAGCCAAAGCAGCCCAATCcaaagctgaagaagccgaagcTCAAAAATGAAGACATTGCTGAAACATCAGACTCATGTCATGAGTCCGCTATGCTCACGTCGTGGGCCTGGTCTGAACAGAAAAAGTCAGAATTTGTTCCTGATTATAAACCACCTTTGCCATTCCCGTCTCGAGCACATCTTAGTCCACTGGAAAGGGAACATCTGGAGTTTATTCAACAAATAAAGG AATACGCGAAGTTCCTACAAGATCTAATAGACACTCGACATGAATTGAAGAAGAATTCTAAAGTGATTCTTAATGAGCAAAGTTCAAGG GCTTATGCTTTAGctgattctggggctagcataaaTTTGATGCTCTACTCATTCTATCAAAAGCTAAATATTCAGAAAATGAAGGCAACAAAAATGACTATCCACATGGCTAATCGTTCGGTGACTCACCCGAGGGGAATTGTTGAAGACATCCTTGTTAAAATTGGGAAATTTGTTTTCCCAGTTGATTTTGTAATTATGGATATGAAGGAGGATGCAAATATCCCAATCATTCTTGGTCGCCCTTTGCTAAATACTTTTGGCACTTTAGTTGATGTTCGTGAATCTAAGCTTCCATTGAGGGACGGTGATGATAAGGAAGATTTTGGAATACAAGATTGA